caccttgtacacttattcgctagcatatacgattttgtgttggctgggacgGTTTTTGGCGGTTCGGCTAGCGGCACAAATTTAggtatcaagacaaaattttcaaaacgacttatctgctttgtaaacaaagattcaaacgacgatttgacgaatctgatagctctcccacgcaaaccaacaccatcaataagtaggtgaaggattccgctacctattgatggtgaatctttgtttacaaaagcagataagtcgttttgaaatttttttcttggTATCATGTTTCTCATATCCAGGCTgtaataaaacaaattttttaagtatttttttttaaactgtcCATCCACTGAACCTCCTAAACTTTGATATTTCCTACATCGATATCAACTATAATATCATATGACTAGATATTGATGCTCTATCATTTCAGTTGCCCGCTTACAGAACCTCAAACCATGGGAGCTGGCAGAAGAGCTGAGCGGCCAGTTTGAAGGGGACATGATCCTTACCGAAGAGCAGTATCGGGAGATGCATAGCAGAAATGGGATGATCGACGAGCGCTACAGATGGCCGCAAAACGTCGTGTTCTTCGAAATCGAGGAAGAGTGGTTCACCCGCGATCAGATCCTGCACATCAGAATGGGAATGAAAACAATAGAAAGAGTGACCTGTATCCGTTTTCAGCAACGTGACCCCGATCAGTCTGATTACATCCGCATCCACGGTGATGGGACGGGATGCTCAGCGACGGTGGGACACGTCGGCGGGCGTCAGAACATTAAACTGCAACCGTATCCGGTAGGCACCGGTTGTTTCCGTATGGGAACTATAGTGCACGAAATAATTCACGGACTGGGCTTCCGACACATGCAAAGTACTTACAATCGAGATGAGTACGTAGAAATTGTTTGGGAGAATATTACACCTGGCACGGAGAACAATTTCCGACTGTACGACTCGAACGTTTTGACCAACTTTGGCACGGAATATGACTACGGAAGCGTGATGCACTACAGCTCGACGGCTTTCTCAATCAACGGAGAGAAGACTATTGTGGCACTGCAGGTGATTGTTTGATTATTAGTGTTGTAAGAGAAATTTCAAGATTATTAATTGTGAAAATTCCCATTTTCAGGAAACCGATGAAGTTATGGGTCAACGAGTTGGAATGAGCGAAAAAGATATTCTAAAAATTAATCGGATGTATAATTGCACCCGTCATAATATATAATTCCTATTATGTGTAAATAGGTCTACTCAATTTGGAACTGATGGAATTGCAATGAAGAATCTTTGAATACTCTCTAAAGAGAATCCAAGGAGCAATATTAACACTAGCACAAGTGACGATGTGATACCGGACTGCGTTGGCATAATCTATTCAATATATGTAATATAAATACAATCtaatcataagacgagtttgtacaatcccatttaattccaccacttaattgtaccttgacagatacgtatttcgacaatCTTATGTTTTCTGTCGTAATGAATCGCTGTTGAAATTAATTTGATGCACTTTCTTTTAGCCGTCAAACTCAAGCAAGGTTTCTGTTTAGCTTAATCTAGAAGTTATATTTCAATTAAGATTTATTTAGTTTCATTGAAGGTATTTACGAAACACCAATGCACCAAAACATTGCATGAAGATGTCAAAActgttcgaattgtgatcaatgtttaaAAAACATTGCAATACAAAACGTGTTTAGTATTtagaaacaaacaaccaaagaatatcGCACTGCATTACCATTATTACCAAACTAAGGCAGAAGTTGCCTGTGCAGTGCAATAAAATCTTCtctattcagctcggtccatagttgcacgtcgccaaccacgcagtcagcgaagggtccgcaaatcgtcatcaacctgatcgatcctgattgttgaaaaccattttcaccggattactatccgacattctggctatgtgccTGGCTACGGTGGGCAGTAGTCgttcgattttcacggtgtgaaccaTGGATGGTTATCCcaatagctgatgcaactcgtggttcattcgcttcctccgcgtaccgtccgccatcagcaccccaccatagatggtacgcagcactttccttttcgAAAAcgccaagtgcgcgttggtcctcc
The nucleotide sequence above comes from Armigeres subalbatus isolate Guangzhou_Male chromosome 3, GZ_Asu_2, whole genome shotgun sequence. Encoded proteins:
- the LOC134221151 gene encoding seminal metalloprotease 1-like; this translates as MTCTSSKVIVPSIVVIFLAVFCKGAPQFRVAENTPENIARLQNLKPWELAEELSGQFEGDMILTEEQYREMHSRNGMIDERYRWPQNVVFFEIEEEWFTRDQILHIRMGMKTIERVTCIRFQQRDPDQSDYIRIHGDGTGCSATVGHVGGRQNIKLQPYPVGTGCFRMGTIVHEIIHGLGFRHMQSTYNRDEYVEIVWENITPGTENNFRLYDSNVLTNFGTEYDYGSVMHYSSTAFSINGEKTIVALQETDEVMGQRVGMSEKDILKINRMYNCTRHNI